A window of the Bacteroides thetaiotaomicron VPI-5482 genome harbors these coding sequences:
- a CDS encoding DUF5106 domain-containing protein has product MKTNISLILILCLLLGACKNGNASSQNKSETSQDTIKAIKMPAIPQMMTAPEQRADFLAKHYWDNVNFADTNYIHHPEVTEQAWADYCDLLNHVPLETAQQAMRNVIDRTNVDKKVFTYITDLADKYLYDPNSPMRNEEFYIPVLEAMIASPVLNETEKIRPQARLKLAQKNRIGTKALNFTYTLASGAQGSLYQLKAEYLLLFINNPGCQACTETIEGLKNAPIINQLLQEKKLVLLSIYPDEELDEWKKHLSEFPNEWINGYDKKFTIKEEQVYDLKAIPTLYLLDKDKTVLLKDATAPAIEAYLMQHQ; this is encoded by the coding sequence ATGAAAACAAACATAAGCCTTATACTCATTCTGTGCCTTCTTCTTGGCGCCTGTAAAAACGGGAATGCTTCAAGTCAAAACAAAAGCGAAACATCGCAAGATACCATTAAGGCTATTAAGATGCCCGCCATCCCGCAAATGATGACAGCACCGGAACAACGGGCCGACTTTCTGGCCAAGCATTATTGGGACAATGTAAACTTTGCCGACACCAACTATATCCACCATCCGGAAGTAACGGAGCAAGCGTGGGCAGATTATTGCGACTTGCTGAACCACGTACCGCTTGAAACAGCCCAACAAGCCATGCGCAATGTAATCGACCGGACCAATGTGGACAAGAAGGTGTTTACATATATCACCGACCTGGCGGACAAGTATCTGTATGATCCCAACTCCCCCATGCGCAACGAAGAATTTTATATACCGGTATTGGAAGCAATGATAGCCTCTCCTGTATTGAACGAAACAGAGAAGATACGTCCCCAGGCCCGTCTTAAGCTGGCTCAGAAAAATCGTATCGGAACCAAAGCGCTCAACTTCACTTATACCCTGGCCTCCGGAGCACAAGGTTCATTATATCAGTTGAAAGCGGAATATCTTCTGTTATTTATCAATAACCCCGGCTGTCAGGCATGCACAGAAACCATAGAAGGTCTGAAAAACGCTCCCATCATCAACCAGCTTTTACAGGAAAAGAAGTTGGTACTTCTCTCCATCTACCCCGATGAGGAACTGGACGAGTGGAAAAAGCATCTGAGCGAATTTCCCAATGAATGGATTAACGGATATGACAAGAAGTTCACTATCAAAGAAGAACAGGTCTATGACTTAAAGGCTATCCCGACTCTATATCTGTTGGATAAAGACAAGACTGTATTGCTTAAAGATGCCACTGCACCAGCCATTGAAGCATATCTAATGCAGCATCAATAG
- a CDS encoding DUF5074 domain-containing protein — protein sequence MSCSKDDCDLDHIDKLQGLPALKAGTFPEEDLTLNVGEQYVYAPKASSPLDIYYQWYQNGEDMSTAPSFTFNAEHPGRSKVILELSNDLGKVTLENKVMVPGADYSKGCLIINEGWFGHGSGSISFYNYEKNSIEHWCYKNQNFGDVLGVTSQSATLWNGKLYVCSKEDNQLVVMDPKTLYAENSCGKLANYQAYEFIGLNDDYGIITHGGYFSRINLKTFETITLVSVGNTYTGTGSGIAYNGKLILNVNSSGWGSPKVYTIDIAELCSPDLKPTDKVAFQELDIATYGGTRFVQCKDGNIYTVETTKDGKNNLVRINADFSLKKVAMRDDYSPSSFGAYREASFCGTPEGIFYYIAGGKIYKATFDNPAPEETLTEYTKEGYGFYGAGIRVNPKTNELLAMYLTGDYQKNLLVRFNAATGEKISEIAYDGYYFPATFIFN from the coding sequence GTGTCTTGCTCGAAAGACGATTGTGACCTGGACCACATTGACAAACTACAAGGATTGCCAGCTCTGAAAGCCGGCACTTTCCCCGAAGAGGATTTGACACTCAATGTCGGAGAACAATATGTATATGCCCCTAAGGCAAGTAGTCCGCTGGATATATACTATCAATGGTATCAGAATGGAGAAGATATGTCGACCGCCCCTTCATTCACATTCAACGCCGAACATCCCGGCCGTTCCAAAGTTATTTTAGAACTCAGCAATGACTTGGGAAAAGTGACATTAGAAAATAAAGTGATGGTTCCGGGAGCGGATTACTCCAAAGGATGTCTGATTATCAATGAGGGATGGTTCGGACACGGATCCGGAAGTATTTCATTCTATAATTATGAGAAGAACAGCATTGAACACTGGTGCTATAAGAATCAGAATTTCGGAGATGTGCTGGGAGTTACCTCACAATCGGCTACTTTGTGGAATGGGAAGTTGTATGTCTGTTCAAAAGAAGATAATCAGTTAGTGGTGATGGACCCTAAAACTCTGTATGCTGAAAACAGCTGTGGCAAACTAGCTAATTATCAAGCTTATGAGTTTATCGGTTTGAATGACGATTATGGAATAATTACTCATGGAGGATATTTCAGCCGTATCAATTTAAAAACGTTTGAAACAATTACACTGGTATCGGTAGGAAATACGTATACCGGAACAGGTAGCGGAATCGCTTATAACGGAAAACTCATATTAAATGTGAACTCCTCCGGGTGGGGAAGTCCTAAAGTGTATACCATAGACATTGCAGAATTATGTTCCCCCGATCTCAAGCCTACAGACAAAGTCGCATTCCAGGAATTAGATATTGCAACCTATGGTGGTACTCGCTTTGTACAATGTAAAGATGGAAATATCTATACTGTAGAAACGACCAAAGACGGTAAAAACAATCTGGTAAGAATCAATGCTGATTTTTCTCTGAAAAAGGTTGCAATGCGTGACGATTATTCTCCCTCCTCGTTCGGTGCTTACAGAGAAGCCAGTTTCTGCGGCACTCCTGAAGGAATATTCTACTACATCGCAGGAGGAAAGATATACAAAGCCACTTTTGACAATCCCGCCCCTGAGGAGACACTGACCGAATACACCAAAGAAGGTTACGGATTCTATGGCGCAGGCATCCGCGTCAATCCAAAGACCAACGAATTACTGGCCATGTACCTGACCGGAGACTATCAGAAAAATCTTCTGGTAAGATTCAACGCCGCCACAGGAGAAAAGATATCAGAAATAGCATACGATGGCTATTATTTCCCGGCTACATTCATTTTTAACTAA
- a CDS encoding PKD-like domain-containing protein: protein MNKLYTTLLIACLAAGFTACNDDDCEDLHLGNLAHYPNVLKGTFPTESQVLELGETLEITPELLNPEGATYSWLVNGKEYSTEPTFSYKIDNPCRADLSCIIKNKYGKVEMSTSFSSNHNFSKGFFYVADGTFNFYDTEKKTAYQDCYASLNAGKTLGIGNYDSANIIHSNGKFYLLVGTSTSNRDHFYIVDAKTLYYENSAVVGANLSGLTILNEQYGLVTGDGIRRIDLKSLNNVRIKNERLLCFYNSIIYNGKVLSNDTYKDESKVKYYDVNELIAAKEGEAPAVTELDIIQKQKINFVLAKDGNVYTLESADNGCNIVKIKNDFTLEKVFANFQPAKGPYHSSPTIGMVASETENIIYLVSTDGAIYKYILGDSDSLKAPFIAAESGVSITAPLQLNQQSGELYVTYTEERKDESKIVVYSKDGKVLHTVDCGESVPSQILFNN, encoded by the coding sequence ATGAATAAACTATATACCACTTTATTAATAGCCTGCCTTGCAGCAGGTTTTACCGCCTGTAACGACGACGATTGCGAAGATTTGCACCTCGGCAATCTGGCACATTATCCGAACGTACTGAAAGGAACTTTCCCGACAGAAAGCCAAGTGTTGGAATTAGGAGAAACGTTGGAGATTACTCCGGAACTGCTTAATCCGGAAGGAGCCACCTATTCATGGCTGGTCAATGGAAAAGAGTATTCTACCGAACCGACCTTTAGTTACAAAATAGACAATCCATGTCGCGCGGACCTGTCATGTATCATCAAGAATAAATACGGAAAAGTAGAAATGAGCACAAGTTTCAGCTCTAACCACAACTTTTCCAAAGGATTCTTCTACGTAGCAGACGGAACATTCAATTTCTATGATACCGAAAAGAAAACTGCTTATCAAGATTGTTATGCTTCTTTAAATGCAGGAAAAACTTTGGGAATTGGTAACTACGACTCTGCAAATATCATTCACAGCAACGGAAAGTTCTATCTGCTTGTGGGCACCAGCACATCGAACCGAGATCATTTCTACATTGTCGACGCCAAGACTCTTTATTACGAAAACTCCGCTGTAGTAGGCGCAAACCTAAGCGGTCTGACCATTCTGAACGAACAATATGGATTAGTGACAGGAGATGGCATACGTCGTATTGACCTAAAATCACTTAACAATGTCAGGATCAAGAATGAGCGTCTGCTTTGTTTCTATAATAGCATAATCTACAATGGCAAAGTGCTGAGCAATGACACTTATAAAGATGAGTCCAAAGTGAAGTATTACGATGTAAACGAACTAATCGCAGCTAAAGAAGGAGAAGCTCCTGCCGTTACAGAGCTAGATATCATTCAAAAACAGAAAATCAATTTTGTACTGGCTAAAGACGGTAATGTTTATACTCTTGAATCGGCTGATAACGGATGTAATATCGTAAAAATAAAGAATGACTTTACTTTAGAAAAAGTCTTTGCAAACTTCCAGCCGGCCAAGGGACCGTATCATTCAAGTCCGACCATAGGCATGGTAGCATCCGAAACAGAGAATATTATTTATCTGGTATCGACCGACGGAGCTATATATAAATATATATTAGGCGATTCAGACTCTCTCAAAGCACCTTTCATTGCCGCAGAATCAGGAGTTTCAATTACTGCTCCATTGCAGCTGAACCAACAAAGCGGAGAACTCTATGTAACTTATACCGAAGAACGGAAAGACGAATCTAAAATTGTCGTTTACAGCAAAGACGGAAAAGTTCTCCACACAGTAGACTGTGGTGAGAGCGTTCCTTCACAAATATTATTCAATAACTAA
- a CDS encoding TonB-dependent receptor plug domain-containing protein, which translates to MRRNTFIKKMSVLLCCQALSLSLFAQQQKVDTAHIYSIPEIMVSDPYQTREVRSASPLQVFNKEELKNLQALQVSDAVKHFAGVTVKDYGGIGGLKTVSIRSLGAQHTAVSYDGITVSDCQTGQVDIGRFSLNNVDRLSLNNGQSDNIFQPARFFASAGILNIQTLTPHFKEDKPTNIAAEFKTGSWGLVNPSLFLEQQLNKKWSMTANGEWMSSDGHYPFTLRYGNDADVQVSKEKRRNTDVENLRAEISAFANLSDKEQWRLKAYYYQSSRGLPNATTLYYDFSRQNLRDKNTFIQSQYKKEFSRKWVFQTSAKWNWSYQNYQDPDALTSVGGTDNSYYQQEYYLSASALYRIWNNLSFSLSTDGSINTMNANLQNFVSPTRYSWLTAFAGKYVNEWVTLSASALATVINEKAKNGGNAGNHRKLSPNVSISLKPFHNEELRFRFFYKDIFRLPSFNDLYYDKAGNINLKPESATQYNIGITYSKAINNFIPYLSATVDAYHNKVTDKIVATPTKNLFIWSMVNLGKVDIKGIDATASLSLQPLDKLRINLSGNYTYQRALDVTNSNPNSPEGKVYKHQIAYTPRVSASGQAGIETPWLNLSYSFLFSGKRYMLGQNISDNRLDSYSDHSISAYRDFKIQKVTASLNLEVLNLMNRNYEIVKNFPMPGRSVRVTIGVRY; encoded by the coding sequence ATGAGAAGGAATACTTTTATTAAAAAGATGAGCGTACTACTCTGCTGTCAGGCTTTGTCCTTATCCCTTTTTGCCCAACAACAAAAAGTGGATACAGCACATATCTACTCCATCCCCGAAATCATGGTATCCGACCCTTATCAGACGCGTGAAGTCCGTTCAGCCTCTCCTCTGCAGGTTTTCAATAAGGAAGAATTAAAGAATCTGCAGGCACTGCAGGTATCGGATGCGGTAAAACATTTCGCAGGAGTTACCGTGAAGGACTATGGAGGTATCGGAGGATTAAAAACCGTCTCCATCCGAAGTCTCGGGGCACAACACACCGCTGTTTCCTACGACGGCATCACCGTCAGCGACTGCCAGACCGGACAAGTAGACATAGGACGTTTCTCCTTAAACAACGTAGACCGCCTTTCGCTCAACAACGGACAAAGCGACAACATCTTCCAGCCTGCCCGTTTTTTTGCTTCTGCCGGTATACTGAACATACAGACACTGACTCCGCATTTCAAAGAAGACAAGCCGACTAATATAGCCGCCGAATTTAAGACCGGTTCATGGGGATTAGTAAACCCTTCCCTTTTTCTGGAACAACAACTCAACAAAAAATGGAGCATGACCGCCAACGGCGAATGGATGTCTTCGGACGGGCATTATCCATTTACCCTGCGTTACGGGAATGATGCCGATGTTCAGGTCAGTAAAGAGAAGCGCCGGAATACGGATGTAGAAAACCTTCGGGCTGAGATAAGCGCTTTCGCCAATCTCTCCGACAAAGAGCAATGGAGACTGAAAGCCTATTATTACCAGTCCTCACGGGGGCTGCCCAATGCCACTACCTTATATTATGACTTCTCCCGACAAAATCTGCGGGATAAGAACACCTTTATCCAAAGCCAGTACAAGAAAGAGTTTAGCAGAAAATGGGTATTCCAGACCTCTGCCAAGTGGAACTGGAGTTATCAGAACTATCAGGACCCGGATGCTCTTACCTCCGTCGGAGGAACTGACAACAGCTATTACCAGCAAGAATATTACCTGTCCGCTTCCGCTCTATACCGGATATGGAACAACCTTTCTTTCTCCTTGTCCACCGACGGAAGCATCAATACGATGAATGCCAATTTGCAGAACTTCGTCTCCCCCACCCGCTATTCATGGCTGACAGCCTTTGCCGGGAAATACGTCAATGAATGGGTGACGCTGTCCGCTTCTGCTCTGGCAACTGTCATCAACGAGAAAGCTAAAAACGGAGGTAATGCCGGCAACCACCGGAAGCTGTCTCCCAATGTCAGCATCTCGCTAAAGCCGTTTCATAATGAAGAACTGCGGTTCCGTTTCTTCTACAAAGATATCTTCCGTCTGCCCAGCTTCAATGATTTATATTACGACAAGGCCGGAAACATCAATCTGAAGCCGGAAAGTGCTACTCAATATAATATAGGTATTACTTATAGTAAAGCCATCAACAACTTTATACCTTATCTTTCGGCCACCGTAGACGCCTACCATAATAAAGTGACCGACAAGATTGTAGCCACTCCTACCAAGAACTTATTCATCTGGAGTATGGTCAATCTGGGCAAAGTGGATATCAAGGGGATAGATGCAACTGCCAGCCTCAGCCTCCAGCCTCTGGATAAACTACGGATCAACCTTTCCGGAAACTATACTTACCAACGGGCACTGGACGTTACCAACTCCAATCCCAACTCACCGGAAGGTAAAGTGTACAAGCATCAGATAGCCTATACCCCGCGCGTCTCCGCTTCCGGACAAGCCGGAATAGAAACTCCATGGCTCAATCTTTCCTATTCATTCCTTTTCTCCGGAAAACGGTATATGTTAGGACAAAACATCAGCGACAACCGCCTGGACAGCTACAGTGATCACAGCATCTCTGCCTACAGAGATTTCAAAATACAGAAAGTTACAGCATCACTCAACCTGGAAGTGCTGAATCTGATGAACAGGAATTATGAGATCGTTAAGAATTTCCCCATGCCGGGAAGATCGGTAAGAGTGACGATAGGAGTCAGGTATTAG
- a CDS encoding YncE family protein has translation MQKGLLYNMLLRLGKYFFLFPLFFIACDDLEDKPSIVPESNGDVFETGTAEMYILSEGLFNQNNSSLARYSFNRQRCTNNYFSANNQRGLGDTANDIAIYGNKIYVVVNVSSTVEVIDFPTGKSIRQISMLRDNGSSRQPRAIAFDKDKAYICSYDGTVARIDTTSLEIEEIVTVGRNAEDICVQNGKLYVSNSGGLDYSGPGVDTTVSVIDITTFKETKKIEVGPNPGKILPGLEEAVYVVTRGTDIEAGDYHLVKIDSRTDAVAITYDEKVLSFAIDGPIAYLYTYDYQTKDSAIKVFDLNAGTVIRDNFITDGTAIQTPFSIQLNPFSGNIYITEAYNYTVKGDVLCFNQQGQLQYRLNDIGLNPNTVVFSDKASQNEAGDTPEDPNAPSAFANKVFEYIPAPGQFINTTTSAYEDGFSAGQVLEHATEKLKKKSVISLGGFGGTITVGFHQSIRNSKGEYDFRILGNASYNQNTGTGALGGSAEPGIVLVSKDENGNGLPDDEWYELAGSEYGKDTETRNYEITYYRPQPANGDVRWTDNQGGEGFVYRNSYHQQDSYYPNWIEEDEITFRGTRLKDNAINEGGTWVGYCYPWGYADNHPNRSEFSQFKIDWAVDQNGNHVELDKIDFVKIYTAVNQNVGWMGEISTEVMTVEDLHFEN, from the coding sequence ATGCAGAAAGGTCTTTTATATAATATGTTGCTACGGCTGGGGAAGTATTTTTTTCTTTTCCCACTCTTCTTTATCGCTTGCGATGATCTGGAAGATAAGCCAAGTATTGTACCCGAAAGCAATGGGGATGTATTCGAAACCGGAACAGCGGAGATGTACATATTAAGCGAAGGACTGTTCAATCAGAATAATAGTTCGCTCGCTCGTTATTCTTTCAATCGGCAAAGATGTACGAACAACTACTTTAGTGCAAACAATCAGCGGGGACTGGGAGATACAGCCAATGACATAGCGATCTATGGAAATAAGATTTATGTAGTAGTCAATGTGTCGAGCACCGTAGAGGTGATTGACTTCCCTACGGGCAAATCCATCCGGCAGATCAGTATGTTGCGCGACAATGGCAGTTCACGTCAGCCCCGCGCGATAGCGTTTGATAAGGATAAGGCATATATATGTTCCTATGACGGCACAGTCGCAAGGATTGACACCACTTCTCTGGAGATCGAAGAGATTGTCACAGTCGGAAGAAATGCGGAAGATATCTGCGTACAAAACGGGAAATTGTATGTATCCAATTCCGGCGGACTGGATTATTCGGGACCGGGCGTAGACACTACAGTATCAGTGATTGACATAACGACTTTCAAGGAGACCAAGAAAATAGAAGTCGGACCGAATCCGGGAAAAATACTTCCGGGGCTGGAAGAAGCCGTGTATGTAGTCACACGGGGAACTGACATTGAAGCCGGAGACTATCATCTGGTCAAAATCGACAGCCGGACGGATGCGGTCGCCATTACGTATGATGAAAAAGTACTGAGCTTTGCCATCGACGGCCCCATCGCTTATCTATATACTTACGACTATCAGACTAAAGATTCCGCCATCAAAGTATTTGACCTGAATGCAGGAACCGTCATACGGGATAACTTTATCACAGACGGAACGGCTATTCAAACGCCTTTCAGCATTCAACTGAATCCATTCAGCGGGAATATATATATCACGGAAGCTTACAATTATACAGTCAAAGGAGATGTCCTTTGCTTCAATCAACAAGGGCAGCTTCAATATCGGCTGAATGATATCGGCTTAAATCCTAATACAGTAGTATTTAGCGACAAGGCTTCACAGAACGAGGCAGGCGATACACCGGAAGATCCGAATGCGCCTTCCGCCTTTGCCAACAAAGTATTCGAATACATCCCTGCCCCCGGACAGTTCATTAATACAACAACCTCCGCCTACGAAGACGGCTTCTCTGCCGGACAGGTTTTGGAACATGCAACGGAGAAATTAAAGAAGAAGTCTGTTATTTCTTTAGGTGGATTCGGAGGAACGATTACAGTCGGATTCCATCAGTCAATCCGTAATAGTAAAGGCGAATATGACTTCAGAATTTTAGGCAATGCCTCATACAATCAGAATACCGGTACGGGAGCTTTGGGAGGAAGTGCCGAACCGGGCATTGTCTTAGTCTCAAAAGATGAAAATGGCAATGGATTGCCGGACGATGAATGGTATGAACTGGCAGGAAGCGAATATGGGAAAGATACGGAAACCCGTAATTACGAAATAACCTATTATCGTCCTCAACCTGCCAATGGTGATGTCCGCTGGACCGACAATCAAGGAGGAGAAGGGTTCGTCTATCGCAACAGTTACCATCAACAGGATTCCTACTATCCCAATTGGATAGAAGAAGATGAAATTACTTTTCGCGGAACACGCTTGAAAGACAATGCAATAAATGAAGGAGGTACTTGGGTAGGGTACTGTTATCCTTGGGGATATGCGGATAATCATCCCAACAGATCGGAGTTCAGCCAATTCAAAATAGACTGGGCTGTTGATCAAAACGGGAATCACGTAGAATTAGACAAAATTGATTTTGTGAAAATATATACAGCTGTCAATCAAAACGTAGGTTGGATGGGAGAAATTTCCACGGAAGTAATGACAGTAGAGGATTTACATTTCGAGAACTAA
- a CDS encoding DUF4465 domain-containing protein, translating to MKKLSLFLLVSVFAFCGCSDDDEKMEVVISFENQLTEAESEFKTDLGEKGEVYFKYEISDPQKMIQLSHYYGDWGFGGGFTYTNKTDVKTPGYSNLSAITGKGKNGKVYLTSNTNSFTPAQITNLNTSKYNFKGAWVTNTTYDYLAIKDGNDGAGDYSIIKGPFSNKDNDWLKLTATGYKADGSKIGSIDFYLADFRNNKQEIVNTWQWFDWSGIKEADYITFEMSSTDNNDNGQMNTPSYFCLDGITLIEK from the coding sequence ATGAAAAAGTTATCTTTATTCTTACTGGTATCAGTATTCGCTTTTTGTGGATGTAGTGATGATGATGAGAAAATGGAAGTAGTTATCAGTTTCGAAAACCAATTAACTGAAGCAGAGAGTGAATTTAAAACAGATTTAGGAGAGAAAGGAGAAGTTTATTTCAAATATGAAATCAGCGATCCGCAAAAGATGATACAGCTATCTCATTATTATGGAGACTGGGGATTTGGTGGAGGTTTCACCTACACCAACAAGACTGATGTAAAGACTCCCGGCTATAGCAACCTCAGTGCTATCACAGGAAAAGGTAAAAATGGGAAAGTATATCTGACATCAAATACCAATAGTTTCACCCCTGCTCAAATCACGAATCTTAATACTAGCAAATACAACTTCAAAGGTGCATGGGTAACAAATACGACTTATGATTACTTAGCCATCAAGGATGGTAATGATGGAGCAGGTGATTACTCAATAATCAAAGGCCCATTCAGCAATAAAGACAATGACTGGTTAAAACTAACAGCAACAGGATATAAAGCTGATGGTAGTAAAATCGGCAGTATCGATTTCTATCTGGCAGATTTCCGAAATAACAAGCAAGAAATAGTTAATACATGGCAATGGTTTGATTGGAGCGGTATTAAAGAAGCAGATTATATCACATTCGAAATGAGTTCTACTGATAACAATGACAATGGTCAAATGAATACTCCTTCTTATTTCTGTCTTGACGGTATCACCCTCATCGAAAAATAA
- a CDS encoding tryptophanase — translation MELPFAESWKIKMVEPIRKSTREEREQWIKEAHYNVFQLKSEQVYIDLITDSGTGAMSDRQWAGMMLGDESYAGATSFFKLKDTITRITGFEYIIPTHQGRAAENVLFSYLVHEGNIVPGNSHFDTTKGHIEGRHAIALDCTIDEAKNTQLEIPFKGNVDPAKLEKALSEYADRIPFIIVTITNNTAGGQPVSMQNLREVRAIANKYNKPVLFDSARFAENAYFIKMREKGYQDKSIKEITREMFDLADGMTMSAKKDGIVNMGGFIATRRKEWYEGAKGFCVQYEGYLTYGGMNGRDMNALAIGLDENTEFDNLETRIKQVEYLAQKLDEYEIPYQRPAGGHAIFVDASKVLTHVPKEEFPAQTLTVELYLEAGIRGCEIGYILADRDPITHENRFNGLDLLRLAIPRRVYTDNHMNVIAAALRNVFERRETITRGVRIAWEAPLMRHFTVQLERLSV, via the coding sequence ATGGAATTACCTTTTGCTGAATCATGGAAAATCAAGATGGTAGAACCCATCAGAAAAAGTACCCGCGAAGAACGCGAGCAATGGATTAAAGAAGCACATTATAACGTCTTTCAACTCAAATCAGAGCAAGTTTATATTGATCTTATCACCGACTCCGGAACGGGAGCCATGAGCGACCGCCAATGGGCAGGCATGATGCTGGGTGATGAAAGTTATGCCGGTGCCACCTCCTTCTTCAAACTAAAAGATACCATTACAAGAATAACAGGATTCGAATACATCATTCCTACCCATCAAGGACGGGCAGCAGAAAATGTTCTTTTCTCTTATCTGGTACATGAAGGCAATATAGTACCCGGCAACTCACATTTCGATACCACCAAAGGACATATCGAAGGACGGCACGCCATCGCACTGGACTGTACGATTGACGAAGCAAAGAATACTCAACTGGAAATTCCCTTCAAAGGAAATGTAGACCCTGCCAAATTAGAGAAAGCACTAAGCGAATATGCCGACCGCATTCCTTTTATCATTGTTACCATTACCAACAATACCGCAGGAGGTCAACCTGTATCCATGCAAAACCTGCGTGAAGTACGTGCTATCGCCAATAAATACAACAAACCTGTACTTTTCGACTCCGCCCGCTTTGCTGAGAATGCCTACTTCATCAAGATGCGTGAAAAAGGTTATCAAGACAAATCAATCAAAGAAATCACCCGTGAAATGTTCGATCTTGCCGACGGTATGACAATGAGTGCCAAGAAAGACGGCATAGTCAACATGGGCGGTTTCATTGCCACCCGACGCAAAGAATGGTATGAAGGTGCCAAAGGTTTCTGCGTGCAATACGAAGGGTACTTAACCTACGGCGGCATGAACGGACGGGACATGAACGCCCTCGCTATCGGTCTTGACGAAAATACAGAATTTGATAACCTGGAAACACGTATCAAACAGGTAGAATACCTCGCCCAGAAACTGGACGAATACGAAATCCCCTATCAACGACCTGCCGGCGGCCATGCTATTTTCGTCGATGCTTCCAAAGTGCTGACACATGTCCCGAAAGAAGAATTTCCCGCACAGACATTAACCGTCGAACTTTATCTGGAGGCAGGCATACGCGGCTGCGAGATTGGTTACATCCTTGCCGACCGTGACCCTATTACTCACGAAAATCGCTTTAACGGCCTTGATTTACTTCGCCTTGCCATCCCTCGCAGGGTATATACGGACAATCACATGAACGTAATAGCTGCCGCCCTCAGAAACGTATTCGAACGGAGAGAAACGATCACCCGTGGTGTGCGCATCGCTTGGGAAGCCCCCTTGATGCGGCATTTTACCGTTCAGTTAGAACGATTGTCTGTATAG
- a CDS encoding GNAT family N-acetyltransferase, translating to MAEDYKLIDNEEKHRYEFQIDDKIAKIDYIKSNNGEIYLVHTEVPASLGGRGVGSQLAEKTLADIERQGLRLVPLCPFVAGYIHKHPEWKRIVMRGIHIK from the coding sequence ATGGCAGAAGATTATAAATTAATCGATAATGAGGAGAAACATCGGTATGAATTTCAGATCGATGACAAGATAGCCAAGATAGACTATATCAAATCAAATAATGGAGAAATCTATCTTGTACATACCGAAGTCCCCGCTTCCCTTGGAGGAAGAGGAGTCGGTTCACAGCTTGCAGAAAAGACATTGGCGGATATCGAACGACAAGGTTTACGCTTAGTTCCACTTTGTCCGTTTGTAGCCGGATACATTCATAAACATCCGGAATGGAAGAGAATTGTAATGCGTGGCATTCATATTAAATAA
- a CDS encoding (4Fe-4S)-binding protein, which produces MGKKVEYTNGELTIAWQPEMCQHAGICVKMLPNVYHPKERPWVQIENATTEELIAQISKCPSGALSYRLNKKDK; this is translated from the coding sequence ATGGGAAAAAAAGTTGAATATACCAATGGCGAACTAACCATTGCATGGCAGCCGGAAATGTGCCAGCATGCAGGAATCTGCGTAAAAATGTTACCCAATGTTTACCACCCGAAAGAGAGGCCGTGGGTACAAATCGAGAATGCTACAACGGAAGAGCTAATTGCACAAATCAGTAAATGTCCGTCGGGAGCATTAAGTTACAGACTGAACAAGAAAGATAAGTAA